The Streptomyces sp. R28 region GAACTGGGCGAGAAGCCGCCCGAGGCTGCCGTCGTCGCCGACGGGTATCTGCTGCCCCTGCGAGACGGGGTCGCCGACGTCACCTTCTCCTCCAATGTGCTGGAGCATGTGGCCGATCCGCAGACGTTCCTCAGTGAGCTGGCGCGGGTGACACGGCCCGGCGGGCTGATCTACGTGTCGTTCACGAACTGGCTGTCCCCCTGGGGCGGCCACGAGTGGGCGCCCTGGCACTACCTCGGCGCCGAGCGGGCCCGCGCCCGCTATCAGCGCCGTACCGGGCGCCCCGCCAAGCACACCCTCGGCGAGAACCTCTTCGCCGTGCACATCGGCACCACCCTGCGGCAGGTCCGCGCCCGCGACGACGTCGAGGTCGTCTCGGCGCGCTCCCGCTACTGGCCGTTCCTCGCGGAGACCGTCGTGAAGGCGCCCGGCATACGCGAGTTCGCCACCTGGAACCTCCTCCTCATCCTCAGGCGGTGTCCACCATGACGACGACCACGGTCCAGGCTCCTCCCCCGGCAGCCGTGCCCACCTCCGCGCCCGCCTCGGGCCCGCCGGAGGGGCCGCGGTCTAGGCGCTGGCTGCTGGGGTTCTGGGCCGTGGTGTTCGTGCTGTTGCTGGCGGTGCAGCCGGGGCGGCAGACGTTCGACACCAAGCTGGGGGTGACGGTCGATCCCGGCCGGTTCCTGTCCGACCTCGGGCAGCTGTGGTCCGACCAGGGCAGCTTCGGCGGGATCCAGAACCAGTACTCGGGCTATCTGTGGCCCATGCTGCCGTTCTACTGGCTGGCCGATGCCGTACGGCTGCCCGTGTGGCTGGCGGAGCGGTTGTGGCTGTCGCTGATCGTGTCGGTCGCCTTCTGGGGTGCGCTGCGGCTGGCCGAGCGGCTGCGGGTGGGCAGCGGGGGGTCGCGGCTGGTGGCGGCCGTCGCCTACGCGCTGTGGCCCGTCTTCACCATCGTGGTCGGGTCCACGTCGGCGGCCGCGTTGCCGGGTGCCTTCCTGCCGTGGGTGTTGCTGCCGCTGACCGATGAGCGGTATGCCGCGCGGGTCGCCGCCCTGCGGTCGGCGTTGATCATCCCCTTCATGGGCGGCGTCAACGCCGCGTCGACCCTGGCCTCGCTGCTCCCCGTCGGGCTGTATCTGCTCTCCCGCCCGGCCGGGCCCCGGCAGCGGAAGCTGATCGCGTGGTGGGTGCCGGGGGTGATCCTGGCGACCGCCTGGTGGGTGATCCCGCTCCTGCTGCTCGGCACGTACGGCGAGAACTTCCTTCCCTACGTGGAGAGTTCGCAGACCACCACCGAGACCATGTCCGCGACGGAGGCACTGCGCGGCGCCGGGAACTGGGTCGCCTATCTGCACTTCGGGGAGTCGTGGCTGCCGGCCGGATGGACCGTGGCCGCGTCCGTCGTCGTGATCGTCTGTTCGGCGCTCGCGGCCGGACTGGGGCTCGCCGGGCTGGCCCGGCGGGACATGCCGGAGCGGCGGTGGCTGGTGCTGACCGTGGTGACGGTCGCGCTGATCCTGCTCGCCGGGTACGGCGGGGCGTTCGGGGCGCCCTTCCACGGGGTCGTGCGGGACTGGCTGGACGGGGGCCTCGTCCCCTTCCGGAACATCTACAAGTTCCAGCCGGGGCTGGCCCTGGCGCTGGTGCTGGGGCTCGCCCATCTGGCGGGCGTGGCGGCCCAGGCGCGCGGGGCGCGGCCGGTGCGCGGGCGGCGGTTCGCACCGCTGATCGCCGCGGTCCTGGTGCTGCCGGGGCTGATGTGGCCGTATCTCAACGGCTCGATCCTCAACCCCGGATCCTTCAAGGAGATCCCCAAGTACTGGCAGGCCACCGCCGACTGGATGGAGAAGTACTCCCCCCACGCCCGCACCCTCGTCGTCCCGGCGACCGCGCACGGCATCTACACCTGGGGCTCCACCATCGACCAGCCCCTGGACGTCGTCGCCCGCTCGCGCTGGGCGCAGCGGGATTACGTCCCCTTCGGCACCCCCGGCAACCGGCGTGCCATGGACGCCGTCGAGCAGGCGCTGACGAGCGGCGGCGAAGTGCCGGGGCTGGCCGACTACTTGAGCCGGGCGGGTGTCTACTACGTCGTCGTCCGCAACGACCTCGATCCCGACCAGATCGGGCAGGTGCCGACCACGACGGTGAAGCGGACCCTGGAACAGTCCGGGTACGAGCGGGTGACCGGCCTCGGGCCGATCATGACCGGCGGGACGATCGCCCCGGGCACCCCGCTCCAGGTGGAGGGGCTCTATCCACGGCAACGGGCGGTGGAGATCTACAAGCCGGTGAGCGCGGACGTGCCGCGCCCGCACCAGGCCGGGCTGCAGCCGGTCGCCGACACGGCCGTGGTGTCCGGCGGTCCGGAGGCGCTGCTGCCGCTCGCGTCCCGGCTGCGCGGCCGGGCCAGTGTGCTGACCGGCGACAACCATCCCGGGCTCGGCTCTCCGCAGGTGCAGGTGGTCGGCGACGGGCTGCGGCGGGCGGACACGCGGTTCGGGCTGATCAACGCCAACACCTCGTACACGTACACGCGCGGTGAGCGCAACGCGCCCGACGCCGCCCAGGACGCGGGCGAGACACCGCACCAGATCCTGCCGACGACGGGCCTGGACCACCAGACGGTGGCCGATCTGCGCGGCGCACGGTCGGTGACCGCGTCCTCGTACGGCAGCTGGCTCTTCCATCTCCCGCAGTTCGACCCGGTGAACGCCTTCGACGGCAACCCGGACACGGCCTGGACCGAGGGCTCGGAGGGGTCGCCGGACGGGGAGTGGCTGCGAATCGCCTTCGCGGGCGGCTCGTACGACATGCCGTCCTCGTTCAAGGTGGCGCCGCTGCCGCAGGAGGGTGTGCGGCAGGCGCCGACGCGGGTGCGGGTGGAGACGGAGAAGGGGTCGGTGAGCTCCTCCCTCCGGCCGGACGGCTCGACGCAGTCGGTCAAGGCGCCTGCGGGCGCGACGAGTTGGATGAAGCTCACGATCACGGACTCCGCCTCCCGGCGGTCCGGTCTGACCGGGGCCGGCTTCTCCGAGATCGCCCTGCCGGACGTACAGGTCACCCGGCTGCTGCGGCTGCCCACCGACGCCCAGGACTCCGGGGCCGGCGCCGAGATCGTCTCCCTGTCCCGTGCGGCCGACCCCACCGGGCTGTCGCCGACGGGCACCGAGGCCGGCCTGCACCGCTACTTCGCCACGTCGACCGCGGGGACGTACCAGATACGGGCGAGCGCGGTGCCGGTGGCGGGCGAGGAGTTGGACCGGCTGCTGTACGAGGTGGCGCCGGACCAGCAGAACCGGATCGTCGCGACCGCCGACTCCACGGCGCGGCTGGGGACGGGCCTGTCCCCGCGCAACCTCACCGACGGCGACCTGACCACGGCGTGGATCGCGGGCGACCGGCCCACGATCCATCTGCGCTGGCCCGCGAAGCAGGCGGTGGGAGAGATCGTGCTGGCACCGGCAGGCGGCCTCACCACGCGTCCGACCGAGGTGGACATCAGCTCCCCGGACGGTGCGGTGATCGCCGGGGTCGACGAGAACGGCTGGGTCCGCTTCCCCTCCATCACCACCGACCGCCTGGACATCACGATCACCCGGACGGCCCCGCTGACCCTCTACAACCCGATGGTGGGCGAGGACCTGCAACTGCCGGTCGGCCTGACGGAGGCCTACCTCCCGGCCCTCGACCAGTACCGGACCCCACAGCCGCGAGACTCCCGGCCGTTCTCGCTGCCGTGCGGCAAGGGGCCGGTGGTGTCGGTGGACGGGGAGCTGTACCGGACGAGTGCGCGAGGGACCGTACGGGATCTGATGGAGCGGCGGCAGATCGATGTGACGCTCTGTCAACGAGGGGAAGACAACGCCGAGTTGTCGCTGTCGGCCGGTGACCACCGGGTCGAGGCCGGGGACGGCGGGCCCCTCACGCTCACCGACGTCACGCTGACCCGCGGCACGGTCGCCGAGGCCGCGACGGCGGGGCGTGAGCTGAAGATACGGGACTGGCTCGGCGACCGGCGCGCGGTCACCGTCGGGACGGGGGTGGCGAGCTACCTGACGACGTACGAGAACTTCAACGACGGCTGGCGCGCCACGCTGAACGGCAAGGAACTCTCGCCGGTACGGCTGGACGGCTGGCAGCAGGGCTGGCGGATCCCGGAGGGCGCCGGTGGCACGGTCGAGCTGTCGTACGAGCCGGCGGTGCTGTACGAGGGCGGGCTGATCGGCAGTGCGGTGGCGCTGGCGCTGCTGGCCGGGCTGGCGCTGTGGCGCCGCCGGGCGCCCAATCCCGACGAGCCGCAGGTCGCTCCGCCGCTGCCCGGGCTGTGGCTGGGCACGGTGGCCGTGACGGTGGTGGGCGTGTTCATCGCCGGGTGGTTCGCGCTGCTGGTGCCCGCGCTGGCGGTGGTGGCGTGGCGCAGGCACGCGCTGCTGGTGCCGATCGCGGTGGCGGCGCTCGCCGGGGCGGGGATCGCCGCGGCGATCGGGGCCGGGGAGCCGGTGGGCGTGGAAGAGGGCGCCTTCGGCCGGGCGGCTCAACTGCTCGCGTTGATCGGGCTGTTCGCGGGGGTGGTGGGTGTGCGGGAGCGGGAGGGGGCGGTCGGTACGCCGGCTGTCGCCGGAGGCGGTGTTCCGGCGGGTGCCGGCGGCGGTGCCACGGCGGGCGCGCCGCAAGCGCCGACGCGGCCGTTGCCGCATCGGAAGCGGGGGCGCAGTCCGCTGGGGACCGAGCCCTACGGCCCGGGTCGGGCGGAACCACCCCGGCCCGAGTCGGGGCCGACCGTCTCCGCACGCGGCCCCGGCGGGCCGGTCCCGGATCCGCCGACGGCGCGCATCGCGCCCCGTACCCCGCGATTCCGGTCGACCGGCCCCGGGACCGCACCGGAGTCCGACGACACCGGGCAAGGCGACACCGAGCAGGGCGACATCAGGAGGGGCGACATCGGGAAGGGCGAAGCCACATGACCGCAACTCAGCAGCCCGCACGCGCCGAGGGCCCGATCCGGCCGGCGGCACGCGTCCCGTTCCCGGTCGTGGACGAGGTCGCCCGGCACTGCCTCCAGGAGGAGGAGCCGGAGACGGTGCACATCGAGGTGCACCTTCCGGGGCGGCTGGACGCGGGGCGCCTGCGTACGGCCTTCGCGCAGGCGCTGCGCCGACATCCCCGCATCCTCATGCGGGAGGCGCCGGGGCGGTGGTACCGGCGCCGGTACGAGTGGGAGCTGACGGCGGAGCCGGACGTGGAGGTGGTGAGCTTTCCGGCGCCGGGGCGGGACGAGTTGCGGGATGCGCGGACGCGGGCGCTGACGGAGGCGCCGCCGCTCACCCTGTCGCCCCCGATACGGCTGGAGGTGGTGGAGGGGGCGGGGCCGGTCGAGGGGAGCGAGGCGACGGATGCCGTAGGTGTACCGCCGCGCGGCGCCGACGGCCCGCAGCCACGCTCAGCACAGGGCACCGTCCTCTTCCTCACCATCAACCACACCGCCCTCGACGGCCCCGCCTGCCTCCGCGTCCTCGCCACCGCCGCGGAGCTGTACGGCGGCCGGGACAACTCCCCCGCAGCCCCGCCCACCCGTACGACGAAAACCCCAGCCCCACCCGAGGAGACCCCGTCCAACTGGTCACCCCCCGCCGCGTGGCCCCCGGCACCCCCGAACCCTCCCCGGCAACGGCATGCTCGTCACCGAGCTCCCCCTCCCCCACCGCCCCAAGGGCTCCCCCTACACGGTCAACGACCAGCTCATGGTCACCACGGCCCTGACCATCGCCCACTGGAACAGAGAACACGGCGCCCGCCCCCGGCACCTGCGCATCACCATGCCCGTGGACGACCGCCCCCGCGACGCCACCATGCCCATCGGCAACGGCACCCGGCTGGTCGAAGTCCCCTTCTCCCCCGAGGAGTTGGCGGCCCACAGCCCGGCCGACATGCCCGCCCTCCTGCACCGCACGGCCACCCGGACCCGCGCCCTCAAGTCCCTCCCCCGCCCCCAACTCGGCCACGGAGCAGCCCTCCTCACCGCCCCGGTCACCCCCGTCTCCTGGCGAGCGGCGCTCACCCGGGGCCTGCGCAGAGCCGCCGCGCCCTGGACCTCCACCACCCTGCTCAGCAACATCGGCCGCATCCCCTACCCCCTGGACTTCGGCGAGGGGGCAGGCCGCGCGCACGCCGTGTGGTTCTCGGCGCCCGCCCGGATGCCGCGCGGCCTCACCGTCACCACCGCCTCCACCGCGGGCCGCCTGCACCTCGCCCTGCGCTGGTCCCGCGCCCTGCTCAGCCACGGCGACGGCGCCCATCTGCGGGACCTCTTCGAGCACTACCTGCACACGACGGAGGTGAGCCCGTGACGACCACCCCGGCGAACCCCCCCGAACTGCGCGACTTCTACGAGGACCCCACCGTCCCCGTCGCCTCCGGCACCCCCCGCAGCCGCCGCCAGGCCCGCATGCTCGCCGAGGCCCTGGAAGCGGAAGGGGGCGCGGCGATGCCCGGCCACGGGACCGGCCGCCCCCGCACGATCCTCGACATCGGCTGCGGCGACGGCACCGCCGCGGCCACCGCCGCCCCCTTCCTCCCCGGTCACCGCATCGTCGGCATCGACTGGTCCCAGGACGCCCTGCGCCGGGCCCGCACCCGGATCCCGTACGCCGTCCGCGGTGAACTCACCGGCGGTGGGCTGCCGCTGCGGACCGGCGCCGCCGACGCCGTGCTGTTCAGCGAGGTGATCGAGCACCTCGTCGACCCGGACGCCGCCCTGGACGAGATCCGCCGCGTGCTGCGCCCCGGCGGCCACCTCATGCTCTCCACCCCGAACCTGGCCGCCTGGTACAACCGCGCCCTGCTGCTGGCCGGGGTGCAGCCGGTGTTCTCGGAGGTCAGTCTGCGGGCGATCCACGGCCGGCCCGGACGGGAGGTCGTCGGGCATCTGCGGCTCTACACCGCCCGGGCGCTACGGGAGTTCGTGGCCGCGTCCGGATTCGAGGTCGTGCGTCTCGCGGGCGCGCCCTTCCACGGCGTACCGCGTCCGCTGCGTCCCCTCGACCGGCTGGCCTGCGCCAGGCCGTCGCTCGCGTCGATCCTGCTGCTGCACGCGCGGCGGGCCTAGGGGGCGTGGACCATGTGGTGGGGAGTGGCCGCGGCCCTGATCGCGAACACCCTGTACAGCCTCGGTTTCGTCCTGGAGAAACGGGCGCTCACCGCCCTTCCGCAGGTGAGCATCCGGCAACCCGCCCGGCTGCTGCGGCTGGTGCTCGGCAGCCCGCTGTGGATCGGCGGCTCGCTCGCCCTCGCCGCCGGGTTCGCGGCGCAGCTCGTCGTCTACCGGACCCTGCCGATCGCCGCCGCGCAGGGCATCTTCGTCTCCGGGCTCGTACTCCTCGTGCTGCTCTCGGCGCGGCTGCTGGGCGAGGAGACCAGCGGGCGGGAGCGGTACGCGATCGGCGCGATCCTGGCCGCGCTGCTGATGGTCGTGCTGTCGCTGCGGGAGGGACCCGACGGTGCGGAGGCCGTCGGCCGGGCCGCCCCGTATCCGCTGATCCTGCTGGTCTGCGTGCCGTCGCTGGCGGCGGGCGTGTGGCTGTACAACTCCGCCGAGCGCAGATCACGGCACCGGCACCGGCTGCCGACGACCGGCGTCGAGTACGGCGTGGCGGTGGGGCTGCTCTACGGGGTCAGTTCGCTCGCCATCAAGGGGGTGTCGAGCTACCTGACAGCGAGCGGGATCGGCGGCGCACTGCTGGATCTGCTGCGCTCCCCGTACCCGTATCTCCTCCTCTTCACCGGCGCCTTCGGGCTGGTCATGTCGCAGGCGGCACTGCAACGCTGCCGGGCCTCGCTGATCGTGCCGGTGTGCACGACGGTGACGTCCCTGTACACGGCCGTGCTCGGCACGCTGTCGTTCGGCGAGGCCCTGCCCGAGGATCCGCTGCGGCTGGCGCTGCGGGTCGCGGGTACGGCGCTCGCCCTCGCCGTACTGCTGTCGATGCCCCGGCACGACCGCCCCGCGCCACCGTCTCCTCAACCCCCCATCGGCGCGAAGGAGTTGACTCCACCATGAAACCCGACGACCCCCTGCTCCAGATCCTGGCGTGTCCCCTCGACAAGGGGCAGCTGCACCTCGTCCTACCTGCTCAGGAGGCGCAGGAGCCCCCCGAGGCGCTGTACAACCCGCGCCTGCGCCGCCGCTACCCGATCGTCGACGGCATCCCCCAGCTGCTGCCGGCCTCCGGGGAGCAGGTCTCCGACGACGAACACGAGGAACTCCTCAAACGGATGGCTCCATGACCCTGGCCGCGCACATAGCCCCTCTGTTGCCCACCCGCCTGGTCGCCGCCGTCGCCCGGGCCGTGTACCCGCGCTTCGAGCCGGAGCTGGCCCGGCTGGCGGAGCTGTGTCCCGCCGAGTGCGGCACGGCTGTGGACGTCGGCGGGTGGTACGGCCCGTG contains the following coding sequences:
- a CDS encoding class I SAM-dependent methyltransferase, which gives rise to MREQDDPEACYSLLARDAVDQVEAYDGSVGGRVVVDVGGGSGYFTEEFRRRGAQAFLFEPDLRELGEKPPEAAVVADGYLLPLRDGVADVTFSSNVLEHVADPQTFLSELARVTRPGGLIYVSFTNWLSPWGGHEWAPWHYLGAERARARYQRRTGRPAKHTLGENLFAVHIGTTLRQVRARDDVEVVSARSRYWPFLAETVVKAPGIREFATWNLLLILRRCPP
- a CDS encoding alpha-(1->3)-arabinofuranosyltransferase family protein codes for the protein MTTTTVQAPPPAAVPTSAPASGPPEGPRSRRWLLGFWAVVFVLLLAVQPGRQTFDTKLGVTVDPGRFLSDLGQLWSDQGSFGGIQNQYSGYLWPMLPFYWLADAVRLPVWLAERLWLSLIVSVAFWGALRLAERLRVGSGGSRLVAAVAYALWPVFTIVVGSTSAAALPGAFLPWVLLPLTDERYAARVAALRSALIIPFMGGVNAASTLASLLPVGLYLLSRPAGPRQRKLIAWWVPGVILATAWWVIPLLLLGTYGENFLPYVESSQTTTETMSATEALRGAGNWVAYLHFGESWLPAGWTVAASVVVIVCSALAAGLGLAGLARRDMPERRWLVLTVVTVALILLAGYGGAFGAPFHGVVRDWLDGGLVPFRNIYKFQPGLALALVLGLAHLAGVAAQARGARPVRGRRFAPLIAAVLVLPGLMWPYLNGSILNPGSFKEIPKYWQATADWMEKYSPHARTLVVPATAHGIYTWGSTIDQPLDVVARSRWAQRDYVPFGTPGNRRAMDAVEQALTSGGEVPGLADYLSRAGVYYVVVRNDLDPDQIGQVPTTTVKRTLEQSGYERVTGLGPIMTGGTIAPGTPLQVEGLYPRQRAVEIYKPVSADVPRPHQAGLQPVADTAVVSGGPEALLPLASRLRGRASVLTGDNHPGLGSPQVQVVGDGLRRADTRFGLINANTSYTYTRGERNAPDAAQDAGETPHQILPTTGLDHQTVADLRGARSVTASSYGSWLFHLPQFDPVNAFDGNPDTAWTEGSEGSPDGEWLRIAFAGGSYDMPSSFKVAPLPQEGVRQAPTRVRVETEKGSVSSSLRPDGSTQSVKAPAGATSWMKLTITDSASRRSGLTGAGFSEIALPDVQVTRLLRLPTDAQDSGAGAEIVSLSRAADPTGLSPTGTEAGLHRYFATSTAGTYQIRASAVPVAGEELDRLLYEVAPDQQNRIVATADSTARLGTGLSPRNLTDGDLTTAWIAGDRPTIHLRWPAKQAVGEIVLAPAGGLTTRPTEVDISSPDGAVIAGVDENGWVRFPSITTDRLDITITRTAPLTLYNPMVGEDLQLPVGLTEAYLPALDQYRTPQPRDSRPFSLPCGKGPVVSVDGELYRTSARGTVRDLMERRQIDVTLCQRGEDNAELSLSAGDHRVEAGDGGPLTLTDVTLTRGTVAEAATAGRELKIRDWLGDRRAVTVGTGVASYLTTYENFNDGWRATLNGKELSPVRLDGWQQGWRIPEGAGGTVELSYEPAVLYEGGLIGSAVALALLAGLALWRRRAPNPDEPQVAPPLPGLWLGTVAVTVVGVFIAGWFALLVPALAVVAWRRHALLVPIAVAALAGAGIAAAIGAGEPVGVEEGAFGRAAQLLALIGLFAGVVGVREREGAVGTPAVAGGGVPAGAGGGATAGAPQAPTRPLPHRKRGRSPLGTEPYGPGRAEPPRPESGPTVSARGPGGPVPDPPTARIAPRTPRFRSTGPGTAPESDDTGQGDTEQGDIRRGDIGKGEAT
- a CDS encoding class I SAM-dependent methyltransferase, with product MTTTPANPPELRDFYEDPTVPVASGTPRSRRQARMLAEALEAEGGAAMPGHGTGRPRTILDIGCGDGTAAATAAPFLPGHRIVGIDWSQDALRRARTRIPYAVRGELTGGGLPLRTGAADAVLFSEVIEHLVDPDAALDEIRRVLRPGGHLMLSTPNLAAWYNRALLLAGVQPVFSEVSLRAIHGRPGREVVGHLRLYTARALREFVAASGFEVVRLAGAPFHGVPRPLRPLDRLACARPSLASILLLHARRA
- a CDS encoding Trm112 family protein — translated: MKPDDPLLQILACPLDKGQLHLVLPAQEAQEPPEALYNPRLRRRYPIVDGIPQLLPASGEQVSDDEHEELLKRMAP